One region of Verrucomicrobiales bacterium genomic DNA includes:
- a CDS encoding pyrimidine/purine nucleoside phosphorylase, which yields MASVPTEFRGVTAVTKANVYFDGKVVSHTVLFADQSKKTLGLIYPGKFHFGTDKAERMEIVAGECIVKLDGQTSQTSYSAGQFFDVPAKSGFDIEVKSGICEYICSFLG from the coding sequence ATGGCATCTGTTCCTACTGAATTTCGCGGCGTCACGGCAGTGACGAAGGCTAATGTGTACTTCGATGGCAAGGTCGTCAGCCACACAGTGCTATTCGCTGATCAAAGCAAAAAGACCCTGGGGCTGATCTATCCGGGTAAATTCCATTTCGGAACCGACAAGGCTGAACGGATGGAAATTGTGGCCGGCGAGTGCATCGTTAAACTGGACGGGCAGACCAGCCAAACCAGCTACAGCGCGGGGCAGTTCTTCGATGTCCCCGCCAAGTCAGGATTCGACATCGAGGTGAAATCCGGCATCTGCGAATACATCTGCTCGTTCCTAGGCTAA